One region of Vitis vinifera cultivar Pinot Noir 40024 chromosome 1, ASM3070453v1 genomic DNA includes:
- the LOC104879705 gene encoding uncharacterized protein LOC104879705, whose protein sequence is MFYMSRGINKAGGFIRLGVSDLERKHFCIFIPRGRKEKRGWMTMAEKLKEVIGSFVSKSETQEGKTMGKIVGGSSYATIAKRALLGNQNTIVVKVRREESMGLLKKLEHCVVASRKGNLGGDDDLEKLGQLWAKLWELKGSLGLAKMEKGRYLLDFEDLEEVRRVVSSGNRTMEGVQVGLDFWSPRSGCWTEEEKAKEIWVRLFGLPVSLWSPEILKKVGDECGGFITVDEQTKTLGELQWVRILVRRRGDARPSVLEVEVEEEVYEVSLWWECRPVIRRSSRQADGDRSSEVGGEESSRTEKRVTKGWVSGRFENLHPSDDGTGEQWSDSGRAVSNVPRSPIIQSWVQSGAVHHLSPNASPKELRGVGGPGLKSGVMGLKMKGLAASPEAGPSRRPDEVGCSIIGPVSPSNKGPNAKGYGQQPVIGVNTREGPSSPSAGQDHNILQQKDLLLTGLDPGKSHAPEPFVVWETEDMRKLNGVARI, encoded by the coding sequence ATGTTCTATATGTCACGAGGGATAAACAAAGCAGGGGGGTTTATCCGGCTAGGGGTCTCCGATCTAGAGAGGAAGCATTTCTGCATCTTCATTCCGAGAGGCAGAAAGGAAAAGAGGGGGTGGATGACCATGGCGGAGAAGCTTAAAGAGGTGATAGGCTCTTTTGTCAGTAAATCTGAAACCCAGGAAGGAAAGACTATGGGGAAAATTGTTGGGGGGAGTTCGTATGCAACAATAGCAAAACGAGCTCTGTTGGGCAATCAAAACACGATCGTAGTGAAGGTGAGAAGAGAGGAATCGATGGGATTACTGAAGAAGTTAGAACACTGTGTTGTGGCGAGTAGGAAGGGTAACTTAGGGGGAGATGATGATCTTGAGAAGCTGGGACAGCTTTGGGCAAAATTGTGGGAGCTTAAAGGCAGCTTAGGGTTGGCTAAAATGGAAAAGGGAAGGTATCTACTGGACTTTGAAGACTTGGAAGAAGTGCGTCGTGTTGTATCTTCTGGGAATCGCACGATGGAAGGAGTCCAGGTAGGGCTGGATTTTTGGAGTCCGAGGAGTGGGTGCTGGACAGAGGAGGAGAAGGCAAAGGAAATTTGGGTGAGATTATTTGGCCTTCCAGTCTCGCTTTGGAGCCCAGAGATTTTGAAGAAAGTGGGGGACGAATGCGGCGGCTTTATCACAGTCGACGAACAAACGAAGACGTTAGGCGAGCTACAGTGGGTCAGAATTTTAGTGAGAAGAAGAGGCGATGCTCGACCGAGTGTTCTGGAAGTCGAGGTGGAGGAGGAGGTCTACGAGGTATCATTATGGTGGGAATGCCGTCCGGTGATAAGGAGGTCTTCCAGACAAGCAGATGGCGATCGTAGCAGCGAGGTTGGGGGTGAGGAGTCCTCACGCACGGAGAAGCGAGTGACGAAGGGGTGGGTGAGCGGGAGGTTCGAGAACCTGCATCCGTCAGATGATGGGACGGGTGAGCAGTGGTCTGATTCGGGTCGGGCTGTATCCAACGTACCCCGAAGCCCAATAATCCAGTCTTGGGTTCAATCTGGTGCAGTGCACCACTTAAGCCCAAATGCCAGCCCAAAGGAGTTAAGAGGGGTCGGTGGGCCTGGGCTGAAGAGTGGAGTAATGGGCTTAAAAATGAAAGGGTTGGCTGCAAGTCCAGAAGCAGGCCCGTCGCGTAGGCCTGATGAGGTGGGCTGTTCCATTATAGGCCCAGTCTCGCCATCAAACAAAGGCCCAAATGCAAAGGGATATGGGCAACAGCCTGTTATAGGTGTAAACACAAGGGAGGGCCCATCTTCTCCATCAGCAGGCCAAGACCACAATATTCTTCAGCAGAAGGACTTACTGTTGACGGGGCTTGATCCAGGTAAGTCTCATGCGCCAGAGCCTTTTGTGGTGTGGGAGACTGAGGACATGAGGAAGTTAAATGGTGTGGCTAGGATATAA